The genomic interval AAATGTTTAGCGAGACCCCCGTGGTGGATTTAAACAAACGGCTGAGATAACTGGGATTTAGATGCACCAGGGAGGCCAGACCGGTCAGGGAGAGGTCTTTGTCCAAGTTACCCATCACATAATCGACGATAGCTGAGACCCTGGGATCCTCGAATCCGCTCGAGTTCAACCGGTGATCCTCATTAACCTGTTCTGCCGCCCAATGCCCGGCAAGAACCGGTTTCCGGTGTTCTTTTTGCATTTCCTTCCGGGACAGGATATGGTTTTTCACCCTCTGAATTGAGTGAACTAGTTCTTTTTCCTCCACCGGCTTTAATAAATAATCGAAAGCCCTGCTTCTAAGGGCCTGCTGGGAGTATTCAAATAGGCCAAAAGCGGTCAGTATAATGATTTCCACCTGGGGCTCCTTTCTTTTAATACATTCCGTCGCCTTCAAACCGTCCAAGATGCCCATCCTGATGTCCATGATGACGATATCCGGGCGTAACAACTGGGTCATTTCAATGGCCTGGATTCCATTGGAAGCCTCTCCCACCACCTCCACACCCAAATCATTGGTCTGGAAGAAATGCCGGAGCGCTTCCCGTTCAATCCTTTCATCATCCACAATCAGCACTTTCATATCATCACCCTATTTATCAAACCAGAAGACGGGGACATACTCGTCATTAGCATCACTGGTGAAAGGTAGTATGATGCTAACCTCCGTCCCTTTTTCCGGCCGGGATACTATATTCAGTTTGAAGTCATCCCCGTAATAAAACTGGAGCCGTTTTTTGATGTTTTGCAGGCCGCTGCCAATGGAAGCGGCTTT from Clostridia bacterium carries:
- a CDS encoding response regulator, producing the protein MKVLIVDDERIEREALRHFFQTNDLGVEVVGEASNGIQAIEMTQLLRPDIVIMDIRMGILDGLKATECIKRKEPQVEIIILTAFGLFEYSQQALRSRAFDYLLKPVEEKELVHSIQRVKNHILSRKEMQKEHRKPVLAGHWAAEQVNEDHRLNSSGFEDPRVSAIVDYVMGNLDKDLSLTGLASLVHLNPSYLSRLFKSTTGVSLNIFVREARIEKAKHLLKNERHKPLKIISEEVGFSDVHHFSNTFKKTVGITPAEYRVQGRG